From the Methanooceanicella nereidis genome, one window contains:
- a CDS encoding DNA topoisomerase IV subunit A, with product MSDLYQRIETAAITDDFEEIYEIVDATDRPEFVKMLQKLSKKADDHSTMKMAMNILKEKRLTVDQEKSIMILSAYCLGAMIRVENALPYTFKALRVDRSSVEYDDIEGYNTSGETVSMTTSSIDQAVSIAKLQFLVNHIIETIAANSVSTKRDCYYMLKNQFQKYPWMDIAGQSESDRLIDTLERIIRKQRENLNVIADPKGLIYGDITIIDEEGKKFRCIPREQSITGLAGQWEIRSHNVKAIIPIEKTGVFMDLKKLKVADELGIGLIHLGGQPARGCRALIKLLSEKDIPIGVLTDFSPWSGMIAKSVISGSINAAHLTGLHAHKAAFIGIESSDVNTWLKDVWKSVQEPLSKNDQQRAQNNLSLPYMQDDYWKNENSWFVKNGKKTELEALGTAAGSPLKKKEFYKKYLRSKLKEKLGVIV from the coding sequence ATGTCAGACCTGTACCAGAGAATAGAGACCGCGGCGATCACCGATGATTTCGAAGAGATATATGAAATAGTGGACGCCACGGACCGCCCGGAGTTCGTGAAGATGCTTCAAAAGCTCTCAAAGAAAGCCGACGATCACTCTACGATGAAGATGGCGATGAACATCCTTAAAGAAAAGAGGCTTACAGTCGACCAGGAAAAGTCGATAATGATACTGTCGGCATACTGCCTCGGTGCCATGATCAGGGTTGAAAATGCCCTGCCTTACACGTTCAAGGCTTTAAGGGTAGACCGGTCCTCCGTAGAGTATGACGACATAGAAGGTTACAACACTTCCGGCGAGACGGTCTCGATGACCACTTCCAGTATCGACCAGGCTGTGTCCATAGCGAAGCTCCAGTTCCTGGTCAACCATATAATAGAGACAATTGCCGCAAACTCGGTATCCACGAAGAGGGACTGCTACTACATGCTAAAGAACCAGTTCCAGAAATACCCGTGGATGGATATCGCCGGGCAGAGCGAGAGCGACCGGCTCATAGACACGCTGGAGCGTATCATCAGAAAGCAGCGCGAGAACCTTAACGTCATCGCTGACCCGAAGGGCCTGATATACGGCGATATCACTATCATCGACGAGGAAGGCAAGAAATTCCGGTGCATACCAAGAGAACAGAGCATAACCGGCCTTGCGGGGCAGTGGGAGATAAGATCGCACAATGTAAAAGCCATAATACCGATCGAGAAGACCGGTGTCTTCATGGACCTGAAAAAGCTGAAGGTGGCCGACGAGCTCGGTATAGGGCTTATACACCTGGGAGGCCAGCCTGCCAGAGGGTGCCGCGCTCTCATAAAACTCCTATCGGAAAAAGACATCCCGATAGGTGTGCTCACCGACTTTTCGCCGTGGTCCGGCATGATCGCTAAATCGGTGATAAGCGGCAGTATCAACGCGGCGCACCTTACCGGGCTGCACGCGCATAAAGCGGCGTTCATAGGCATCGAGTCATCAGATGTCAACACCTGGCTGAAAGACGTATGGAAGAGCGTGCAGGAGCCTCTGAGCAAGAACGACCAGCAGCGGGCACAGAATAATTTGTCGCTTCCGTACATGCAGGATGATTACTGGAAGAATGAGAACTCCTGGTTCGTAAAGAACGGTAAAAAGACGGAACTCGAGGCTCTGGGAACGGCGGCAGGCTCTCCGCTGAAGAAGAAAGAGTTCTATAAGAAATACCTGAGAAGTAAATTAAAAGAAAAATTGGGTGTTATCGTATGA
- the trxA gene encoding thioredoxin produces MAETSQYVKEATDSDFDQIIKGNHIVLVDCWAPWCGPCRILAPTIEALAKDYGDKVAFYKLNTDENPRVSNDFRIRSIPTIFIFVDGKLADTIIGAVPRQYIEGKLKPLLS; encoded by the coding sequence ATGGCTGAAACGTCACAATATGTTAAAGAAGCCACTGACTCTGATTTTGATCAGATCATAAAAGGCAATCATATAGTTCTCGTTGATTGCTGGGCGCCATGGTGCGGGCCGTGCAGGATACTTGCCCCGACCATCGAGGCCCTTGCCAAGGATTATGGAGACAAGGTAGCTTTCTATAAATTGAATACGGATGAGAACCCGAGAGTCTCGAACGATTTCAGGATCAGGAGCATACCGACCATCTTCATATTCGTAGACGGTAAGCTCGCCGACACCATCATAGGCGCGGTCCCGAGACAGTACATCGAAGGAAAGCTAAAGCCTCTGTTATCGTAG
- a CDS encoding cache domain-containing protein yields the protein MNVNSIRIKAIILLIIIGSVPILVFGVLAYEKAGSFINYELQTDNLRRAKSISSIIGLFTDGACTSMEVLACNSNLVEGIRQNDIEEVRTKISSFYSTEPRFSRIYLTDPNGTVIAGYPASNADGIKDINAGTLALIKTNGPWMGKPIIEGKNNVTGLDIAVPVKDENKNVIGLLIGSLDINKVSTQVKSIGQRYETETYIVDERGRPIYHDNKTYKNGISDLSFDPAVKRVIGGESGNIKIPVYVYGKEKYAAYAFEPGSNWGVVVEYDASYVDGLIMGELEKYIPAFLTMLSIIAVLAYFVGSSVTKPIMDMADACEKMEARGCRITLPADRKDEIGALASSINSMSEALMKEREELSIEKERLDAILASAGEKICIVDGSDILLWANDRMRTRYISKKDIEGLKLDELIQKVDPGQEDIMLEEGVFRNYYKGSDIRGRKRIFEATIVPLGHVYGAGSKLLSLRDVTERDAILKVSTIMAGAASMDEMLNESLNMLKDMLNLRMAAVFLVDEKENAIRIRAYTGMEERHAKAMGYQEIGPDSKVSGYAAYIRRPVVVGDIRIHPRRVRSKDLIDSGLLSVAAFPLIIGEKVVGVLDAATERLNDFTREDVRFLTSFSGQLAMTVQRMRSEEKLEKEKNNAELYVDLMSHDINNMNQSAAGFLEIALMRAGLPEDARHMLESALSSIKNSTVLIENVRKIQRISSGDSTMERMDLNSVILQAITNSLAHPEKKVSVDFKERFKAPVIASPLLVDVFLNIIGNSIKYSGIEVDIRIDVDISQIDGKDFYRVSICDNGYGIPDELKIKLFRRFQRGNQAIRGTGLGLYIVRKVVESCGGWVEVKDRIKGDHTKGARFDVYLPVPP from the coding sequence GTGAATGTCAATTCCATCCGTATAAAGGCCATAATATTGTTGATAATAATAGGGTCAGTCCCCATTCTGGTCTTTGGAGTGCTTGCATACGAAAAGGCTGGCAGCTTTATCAACTATGAATTACAGACAGACAATCTTCGGCGTGCCAAGAGCATATCGTCGATCATAGGCCTGTTCACTGACGGGGCATGCACATCTATGGAAGTGCTCGCATGCAATTCAAATCTTGTCGAAGGGATACGACAAAATGACATTGAAGAGGTCAGGACAAAGATATCTAGCTTTTATAGCACTGAGCCCAGGTTTTCCCGTATATACTTAACAGATCCGAACGGGACCGTCATAGCAGGTTATCCGGCATCGAATGCCGACGGAATAAAGGATATTAATGCCGGGACTCTGGCTTTAATAAAAACGAACGGTCCATGGATGGGCAAGCCCATCATCGAGGGAAAAAATAATGTGACCGGCCTGGACATCGCTGTCCCGGTAAAGGATGAAAATAAGAACGTTATCGGGTTACTTATCGGCTCTCTGGACATAAATAAAGTATCCACACAGGTGAAATCGATAGGCCAGAGATATGAGACCGAGACGTACATAGTCGATGAAAGAGGACGCCCCATATATCACGATAATAAGACATACAAGAACGGCATCAGTGACCTGTCGTTTGACCCGGCCGTTAAAAGGGTGATCGGAGGAGAGAGCGGTAACATAAAGATCCCGGTATATGTCTACGGAAAAGAAAAATACGCTGCATATGCCTTTGAGCCCGGATCGAACTGGGGTGTTGTCGTAGAGTATGATGCTTCTTATGTAGACGGGCTTATCATGGGAGAGCTGGAAAAGTATATTCCGGCATTTCTGACAATGCTTTCTATAATTGCCGTTTTGGCCTATTTTGTGGGAAGTTCGGTAACAAAGCCTATAATGGATATGGCCGATGCGTGTGAAAAAATGGAAGCGAGAGGATGCAGGATCACACTCCCCGCAGACAGGAAAGATGAGATAGGAGCCCTTGCGTCATCCATCAACAGCATGTCCGAAGCCCTGATGAAAGAGCGCGAAGAGCTGTCAATAGAGAAGGAGCGCCTTGACGCCATACTCGCAAGCGCCGGAGAAAAGATCTGCATAGTGGATGGCAGTGACATTCTTTTGTGGGCTAACGACAGGATGAGAACGAGATACATTAGCAAAAAAGATATCGAGGGGCTAAAACTTGACGAGCTTATACAAAAAGTAGACCCCGGCCAGGAAGACATCATGCTGGAGGAAGGGGTCTTCAGGAATTATTATAAAGGCTCTGACATTAGAGGACGTAAGCGGATATTCGAAGCGACAATAGTGCCGTTAGGACATGTTTACGGGGCGGGCAGTAAATTGTTATCGCTGAGGGATGTCACGGAAAGGGACGCGATACTGAAGGTATCTACAATAATGGCCGGCGCCGCCAGCATGGATGAAATGCTCAACGAGTCTCTTAACATGCTGAAAGATATGTTGAACCTTCGTATGGCTGCCGTGTTCCTTGTGGATGAAAAAGAGAACGCGATAAGGATCAGGGCATATACCGGCATGGAAGAAAGGCACGCAAAAGCCATGGGATACCAGGAGATCGGACCTGACTCGAAAGTATCTGGCTATGCGGCATATATAAGACGGCCTGTCGTCGTCGGGGATATCAGGATACATCCTAGAAGAGTGCGCTCAAAAGACCTTATCGACTCGGGTCTCCTGTCCGTTGCGGCCTTCCCGTTAATAATAGGGGAAAAAGTCGTCGGAGTGCTCGATGCGGCCACAGAGAGGCTGAATGACTTTACGAGAGAGGACGTAAGGTTCCTGACCAGCTTCAGCGGCCAGCTTGCCATGACGGTGCAGAGAATGAGGTCTGAAGAAAAGCTCGAGAAGGAAAAGAATAACGCGGAGCTTTATGTCGACCTGATGAGCCATGACATCAATAATATGAACCAGTCGGCGGCAGGATTCTTAGAGATCGCGCTGATGCGTGCCGGATTGCCCGAAGATGCGAGACATATGCTTGAGAGCGCGCTGTCGTCGATCAAGAACAGCACCGTCCTGATAGAAAACGTAAGAAAGATCCAGCGGATCAGTTCCGGAGATAGCACGATGGAAAGGATGGACCTTAACAGCGTGATCCTTCAGGCTATCACTAATTCGCTTGCCCATCCCGAAAAAAAGGTCTCGGTCGATTTTAAGGAGAGGTTCAAAGCCCCGGTTATCGCTTCCCCGTTACTGGTGGATGTTTTCCTGAACATCATAGGGAACTCAATAAAATATTCGGGAATCGAGGTCGACATCAGGATAGACGTCGATATAAGCCAGATAGATGGTAAAGATTTTTATCGCGTATCCATCTGTGATAACGGTTACGGGATACCGGATGAGCTAAAGATTAAGCTTTTCCGAAGGTTCCAGCGGGGCAACCAGGCTATACGCGGCACAGGCCTCGGGCTTTATATCGTTCGAAAGGTGGTGGAGAGCTGCGGAGGATGGGTAGAGGTAAAGGATAGAATAAAGGGCGATCATACCAAAGGTGCGAGATTTGACGTGTATTTACCTGTGCCGCCTTAA
- a CDS encoding alpha/beta fold hydrolase gives MPKVKTNDIDTYYEIAGKGQPIVFIHGGFVDHDMWAPQVEYFSRKYKVITYDLRGHGKTGGSKKKKYSIELLADDLKALIDALAIEKPVICGLSLGGMVAQAFAVKYPDSLGALILSDTAISTALTANDKIQLYTLGWSMPLTLRLIGARRFVDYSFWMARVTKGERWFGTDEKVRDYVRQKMSEMDSDEMAKIYGAILGFRLLDLSSVRALTLITNGEFESESVLAHSKKANELIKNSTMMTIEGAGHTSNMENADGYNRALEQLLDIL, from the coding sequence ATGCCGAAGGTAAAGACGAACGATATAGACACGTATTATGAGATCGCCGGCAAAGGCCAGCCTATAGTGTTCATTCACGGCGGTTTCGTCGACCATGATATGTGGGCGCCGCAGGTCGAATATTTTTCCAGGAAGTACAAAGTCATCACCTATGACCTGAGAGGGCATGGTAAAACAGGCGGCTCAAAGAAAAAGAAATATTCAATCGAGTTGCTGGCAGACGATCTTAAAGCGCTGATCGACGCTCTCGCAATAGAAAAACCAGTCATATGCGGGCTATCCCTCGGCGGTATGGTCGCGCAGGCTTTCGCGGTAAAATATCCTGACAGCCTCGGCGCGCTGATACTCTCAGATACGGCCATCTCCACTGCGCTGACTGCGAACGATAAGATCCAGCTATATACGCTGGGATGGAGCATGCCACTGACGCTCCGTTTGATAGGCGCCAGGCGGTTTGTCGATTACAGTTTCTGGATGGCCAGGGTGACAAAAGGAGAGAGATGGTTCGGAACCGATGAGAAAGTCAGGGACTATGTAAGGCAAAAGATGAGCGAAATGGATAGCGATGAAATGGCAAAGATCTACGGCGCCATCCTGGGTTTCAGGCTTCTGGACCTGTCGTCCGTCAGGGCGCTGACGCTCATTACCAACGGGGAGTTCGAGTCGGAAAGCGTTCTTGCCCATTCTAAAAAAGCGAACGAGCTGATAAAAAATTCTACCATGATGACGATAGAAGGTGCGGGACATACTTCGAACATGGAGAATGCCGATGGATATAATAGAGCGTTAGAGCAGTTGCTGGACATATTGTAA
- a CDS encoding methyltransferase family protein, protein MSAILILPFTVTVAIPAILLSLTGIPVPLWGTPFPIDLLVLIAGLTLILSGSLILYITIRLFATVGKGTLAPWEPPKKLVVEGIYRYVRNPMITGVFSILIGESLLCGSIAVMIWSIIVIAINLVYIPLLEEPGLEDRFGEEYRRYKQNVPRWIPRIKPWYPSAER, encoded by the coding sequence ATGAGCGCTATACTCATTCTACCATTTACGGTGACCGTAGCTATCCCGGCGATACTACTTTCGCTGACGGGCATTCCTGTTCCGCTCTGGGGGACGCCGTTCCCGATCGATCTGCTCGTACTTATTGCCGGGTTAACTCTGATACTGAGCGGGTCATTAATACTTTACATAACTATCCGTCTATTCGCCACGGTCGGAAAAGGGACGCTTGCACCATGGGAGCCGCCCAAAAAGCTCGTTGTCGAAGGTATATACCGGTATGTCCGTAATCCGATGATCACCGGCGTGTTCTCGATCCTGATAGGAGAGTCGTTATTGTGCGGGTCGATCGCGGTAATGATCTGGTCTATCATCGTTATCGCCATCAACCTCGTATATATTCCGTTGTTGGAAGAGCCCGGATTAGAAGACCGCTTTGGAGAGGAGTACCGTCGCTATAAGCAAAACGTTCCCCGGTGGATCCCTCGCATTAAACCATGGTACCCTTCTGCCGAACGATGA
- a CDS encoding GNAT family N-acetyltransferase, which yields MSETVRLIRYDELDKLLDLYGKLHPEDPEAGDADLLEQLWQDIYEDENLHYIVAEKDGDIVSSCTLAVIKNLTRDLRPYGIIENVITHPDHRKMGYGTKVLQKAIEISKEKNCYKVMLMSGSKNEETLRFYENAGFVRGVKTGFIINF from the coding sequence ATGTCCGAAACGGTAAGGCTGATCCGCTATGACGAGCTTGATAAGTTACTGGACCTATACGGTAAACTACACCCGGAAGACCCTGAGGCCGGCGATGCTGATCTCCTGGAACAGCTCTGGCAGGATATTTACGAAGATGAAAATTTACATTATATAGTCGCCGAAAAAGACGGGGATATTGTCTCTTCATGTACCCTGGCGGTCATCAAGAACCTTACCAGAGACCTGCGGCCATACGGGATAATAGAGAACGTCATCACACACCCGGATCACAGGAAAATGGGTTACGGCACCAAAGTTTTACAAAAAGCGATCGAGATATCAAAAGAGAAAAATTGCTATAAGGTCATGCTCATGTCGGGGTCTAAGAATGAAGAGACCCTGAGGTTTTATGAAAATGCCGGGTTTGTAAGAGGAGTGAAAACAGGCTTTATCATAAATTTTTAA
- a CDS encoding DUF6544 family protein: METQYFIAIILLIIASAVFSLVYLSGDLERTYKAEVSKRLESTAGLKQEILTEDDMAHLPVPVQKYLRYTGVVGKEKVHNFRAVLDGQMKGDPEKDWANIEAVQYNFFDVPARLFYIKMNMFGVPVLGLHSYTEENAFMHIKIAGLVTVLDSRGPEMRISDTVTLLNDMCLMAPAALIDKRIQWETIDPLTARAMFENMGCKVSAVLYFNEKGELVNFISDDRFMIPMNGQSRKGSWSTPVRDYKDFGGIRLQSYGEAIWNFPEGDYCYGKFNIKKVKYNCERLY; this comes from the coding sequence ATGGAGACTCAATACTTCATCGCTATAATACTTCTCATAATAGCATCCGCTGTCTTTTCCCTGGTATACCTGTCAGGCGACCTGGAAAGGACATATAAGGCCGAGGTTTCTAAAAGGCTCGAAAGCACCGCGGGCTTAAAGCAAGAGATACTGACTGAAGACGATATGGCGCATCTGCCAGTGCCTGTACAAAAATACCTCAGGTATACAGGTGTTGTAGGTAAAGAAAAGGTCCATAACTTCAGGGCTGTCCTGGACGGCCAGATGAAGGGCGACCCGGAAAAAGACTGGGCGAACATCGAGGCCGTTCAGTATAATTTCTTCGATGTCCCCGCCCGGCTGTTCTATATTAAGATGAACATGTTCGGCGTCCCGGTCCTCGGCTTGCATTCATATACTGAGGAAAACGCGTTCATGCATATAAAAATAGCCGGACTGGTCACCGTGCTTGATTCCCGCGGCCCGGAGATGAGGATAAGCGATACGGTAACTCTGCTCAATGACATGTGCCTGATGGCGCCTGCCGCACTTATCGACAAGAGGATACAGTGGGAAACGATCGACCCGCTTACTGCGAGAGCCATGTTCGAGAACATGGGATGTAAGGTGTCCGCTGTACTATACTTTAATGAAAAAGGAGAGCTCGTAAATTTTATTTCGGACGACAGGTTCATGATACCGATGAACGGCCAGTCCAGAAAGGGGAGCTGGTCGACGCCCGTGAGAGACTATAAAGACTTTGGCGGCATAAGGCTTCAATCCTACGGGGAGGCCATATGGAATTTCCCGGAAGGGGACTACTGTTATGGCAAGTTCAACATAAAGAAAGTCAAGTATAACTGTGAAAGATTATATTGA
- a CDS encoding CPBP family intramembrane glutamic endopeptidase, protein MIKFLRTHTLLFFFLLTFALSWAIWIPMAMNYYGIFPIRMDPGFVMVFRLFGTLGPAVSAILVSLLVGGKPAVRALLGQIGRWRVGWKWYAAAALVFPLLLLASAGIYSLVPGAQPLPVVEVTAGSLLVIMVIMTISVMGEEIGWRGLALPLLQQRWTAFNSSLILGTVWTVWHLPFWMILGELETFGWGYWLMSWAFITAGAIYITWFMNNTGNSLLMVILFHWCYNVLSVGFLPVSSVVPAYAILIVLAWAAAITVSSPFGQKWLGWKKYGGKISLPGITTDK, encoded by the coding sequence ATGATCAAATTTTTGCGTACGCACACATTACTATTTTTCTTTCTCCTGACCTTTGCTCTCTCCTGGGCGATCTGGATCCCAATGGCTATGAACTACTATGGAATATTCCCTATCCGGATGGATCCCGGTTTTGTTATGGTCTTCAGGCTTTTCGGGACACTCGGCCCCGCAGTTTCTGCGATCCTGGTCTCGCTCCTTGTCGGCGGAAAGCCGGCAGTAAGGGCACTCCTGGGACAGATCGGCAGGTGGAGAGTTGGCTGGAAGTGGTACGCCGCGGCCGCCCTGGTATTTCCCTTACTATTGCTGGCCTCGGCCGGTATCTACAGCCTGGTCCCCGGAGCACAGCCGCTGCCCGTCGTCGAGGTTACCGCAGGCAGCCTTTTAGTGATCATGGTGATCATGACCATCAGCGTCATGGGAGAAGAGATCGGCTGGCGAGGTCTTGCCCTGCCGCTGCTGCAGCAGCGCTGGACGGCGTTCAACTCCAGCCTGATACTGGGAACGGTCTGGACGGTCTGGCATCTGCCTTTCTGGATGATATTGGGCGAGCTCGAGACTTTCGGCTGGGGCTACTGGCTGATGAGCTGGGCGTTCATCACCGCGGGAGCGATCTATATCACCTGGTTCATGAATAATACCGGCAACAGCCTGCTGATGGTGATCCTGTTCCACTGGTGTTACAACGTGCTGAGCGTGGGTTTCCTGCCGGTCAGCAGCGTGGTCCCCGCATATGCGATCCTGATCGTCCTGGCCTGGGCTGCGGCTATCACGGTATCGAGCCCGTTTGGGCAGAAATGGCTTGGGTGGAAGAAATATGGCGGTAAAATAAGTTTGCCCGGCATAACAACTGATAAATGA
- a CDS encoding hybrid sensor histidine kinase/response regulator encodes MISVLLVDNQPEFPGIVKGLLEHGGNIEVNTAGSVKMALEHLKEKTYDVIISNYDMPGTDGIEFLKALRSRGDNTPFILYASRGREDAIVEAMKSGAEFFLQKSADPEAQFAELRYIVEEIAKRKRAEDLLRRREKDFHAIVNKNADAMVVLDKNGIIRYVNPAAVSLFNLSGSELVGQMLGFPVVLKEPVEMYVLRGFKEFVAAEMRMVEVEWEDRPSYLISFRDVTGHVKYEEELSKARNGLEVRVQERTRELLTANENLRKEIEERKAAEEELRVEIEERARIETELEASKKQAEFYLDLMGHDINNLNQIALGYLELAQESSDMEEMMILTQKPLEVIRSVSQIIQNVKKLQRMTVEEKEKEVKTANAVDLCSILSELQSQYSGRKGKDVKIHLKAPPLCYVMANELINEVFSNLLDNAIKHSNPDKSVTIDIKLKPIKESGKEYYMCTVEDNGPGIPDWVKDKIFMRFQRGATKAHGKGIGLYIVKKLVEDYHGDVWVEDRVPGDYSKGARFVVMLPAVK; translated from the coding sequence ATGATATCGGTACTACTCGTTGATAATCAGCCCGAATTCCCTGGGATCGTGAAAGGGCTTCTGGAGCATGGCGGGAATATCGAGGTTAACACGGCCGGCTCTGTCAAGATGGCCCTTGAACATTTAAAAGAAAAAACGTATGATGTGATAATCTCGAACTATGATATGCCCGGAACTGATGGTATCGAGTTTTTAAAGGCCTTGAGGTCGAGGGGGGATAATACGCCCTTCATTTTATACGCTAGCAGGGGTAGAGAGGACGCTATCGTAGAAGCCATGAAGAGCGGTGCGGAGTTCTTCCTGCAAAAGAGCGCTGATCCTGAAGCACAGTTCGCCGAGCTTAGATACATTGTGGAGGAGATAGCGAAACGCAAAAGGGCGGAGGATCTGCTTCGTCGGCGAGAGAAGGATTTCCATGCTATCGTTAATAAAAATGCCGATGCCATGGTTGTCCTCGACAAAAATGGCATCATTCGGTACGTTAATCCTGCTGCCGTATCTCTTTTTAACTTGTCCGGATCGGAATTGGTCGGCCAGATGCTCGGCTTCCCGGTCGTGCTCAAAGAGCCGGTCGAAATGTACGTCTTGCGCGGGTTCAAGGAGTTCGTGGCGGCGGAGATGCGCATGGTGGAGGTAGAGTGGGAAGACCGGCCTTCTTACCTGATATCCTTCAGGGACGTTACCGGACACGTCAAATACGAGGAAGAACTCAGCAAAGCGCGGAACGGGCTAGAAGTTAGAGTACAGGAGCGCACGCGGGAATTATTAACCGCCAACGAAAACCTGAGAAAAGAGATCGAGGAGAGGAAAGCAGCAGAGGAAGAACTACGGGTCGAGATCGAAGAGAGGGCGAGGATTGAAACTGAGCTGGAAGCATCGAAGAAACAAGCTGAATTTTATCTGGACCTGATGGGCCATGATATTAACAACCTGAACCAGATCGCCCTCGGATACCTGGAATTAGCCCAGGAGTCATCGGACATGGAAGAGATGATGATACTGACCCAGAAGCCATTAGAGGTAATAAGGAGCGTTTCCCAGATCATCCAGAACGTCAAAAAGCTCCAGCGGATGACAGTAGAGGAGAAGGAAAAGGAAGTTAAGACAGCGAATGCGGTCGACCTGTGTAGTATACTCTCCGAGCTGCAGTCCCAGTATTCGGGCAGGAAGGGCAAGGACGTCAAGATCCATCTGAAGGCTCCTCCACTGTGTTATGTCATGGCCAACGAGCTTATAAATGAGGTGTTCTCGAACCTCCTGGATAACGCCATAAAACACTCAAATCCGGACAAATCGGTAACCATCGACATTAAATTAAAGCCGATCAAAGAAAGTGGCAAGGAGTATTACATGTGTACGGTCGAGGATAACGGGCCTGGCATACCGGACTGGGTTAAAGATAAGATATTCATGCGTTTCCAGAGGGGTGCCACGAAGGCCCACGGTAAAGGCATTGGATTATACATTGTTAAGAAACTGGTGGAGGACTATCACGGTGACGTGTGGGTCGAAGACCGCGTGCCGGGGGATTATTCAAAGGGAGCCAGGTTCGTGGTCATGCTACCTGCAGTAAAGTGA
- a CDS encoding circadian clock KaiB family protein has protein sequence MVKVTKKKEEAVGEKEWELRLYVAGETPKTKKTIENLNKICEEHLKGCYHIEVIDLTKNPQLAAGEQIFAIPTLVRKLPEPIRKIIGDLSATEKVLVGLDIHPRK, from the coding sequence ATGGTTAAAGTTACTAAGAAAAAGGAAGAGGCCGTGGGTGAAAAGGAATGGGAATTACGGCTATACGTGGCCGGAGAGACCCCCAAGACCAAAAAGACGATCGAGAACCTTAACAAGATCTGCGAGGAGCATTTAAAAGGCTGTTACCACATCGAGGTCATAGACCTCACAAAAAATCCGCAGCTCGCTGCCGGCGAGCAGATATTTGCGATCCCGACCCTGGTCAGAAAGCTTCCCGAGCCCATCAGGAAGATCATCGGGGACCTCTCCGCCACCGAAAAGGTGCTCGTGGGACTGGATATACATCCCAGAAAATAG